A genomic window from Salvia miltiorrhiza cultivar Shanhuang (shh) chromosome 5, IMPLAD_Smil_shh, whole genome shotgun sequence includes:
- the LOC131024659 gene encoding uncharacterized protein LOC131024659 produces MVPCNVCDHWILTIIDPYKEEAAMLDPFYDGIHDGVWKQVVQLALKLFNAQKQRKGRKMSSWSVIKVPKQPDNFQCGFYVMKYMKEIVECDGSQTIGSLHSLLDKPSYSKEDIDDVRKEWADCVQDHILE; encoded by the exons ATGGTTCCATGTAATGTGTG TGACCATTGGATTCTTACGATCATCGATCCTTATAAGGAGGAAGCTGCTATGTTGGATCCCTTTTATGATGGTATTCATGATGGTGTTTGGAAACAAGTTGTTCAATT GGCATTAAAGCTTTTCAATGCCCAAAAGCAGAGGAAAGGAAGAAAGATGTCTTCGTGGTCAGTAATTAAG GTTCCTAAACAACCAGACAACTTTCAATGTGGTTTCTATGTAATGAAATACATGAAGGAAATAGTTGAGTGTGATGGTTCTCAGACGATTGGCTCGTTGCATTCATTG TTAGATAAACCAAGTTACTCCAAAGAGGACATTGATGACGTGCGTAAAGAATGGGCGGACTGTGTACAAGATCATATACTTGAGTAA